In Carassius gibelio isolate Cgi1373 ecotype wild population from Czech Republic chromosome B4, carGib1.2-hapl.c, whole genome shotgun sequence, one DNA window encodes the following:
- the ascl1a gene encoding achaete-scute homolog 1a: MDITAKMEISVNQQQFMPPACFFASQSIQLSPTDSQCSNKSGSKQTKRQRSSSPELLRCKRRLNFAGFGYSLPQQQPHAVARRNERERNRVKLVNNGFATLREHVPNGAANKKMSKVETLRSAVEYIRALQQLLDEHDAVSAAFQSGVLSPTISQNYSNDMNSMAGSPVSSYSSDEGSYDPLSPEEQELLDFTNWF, encoded by the coding sequence ATGGACATCACTGCCAAGATGGAAATAAGCGTAAACCAGCAGCAGTTCATGCCACCTGCATGCTTTTTTGCATCTCAGAGCATCCAACTCAGTCCGACCGACAGCCAGTGCAGCAACAAGTCCGGGTCGAAGCAGACGAAGAGGCAGCGCTCATCCTCTCCGGAGCTGCTCCGGTGCAAAAGGAGGCTCAACTTCGCCGGCTTCGGGTACAGCTTGCCCCAGCAGCAGCCGCACGCGGTGGCCAGGCGGAACGAGAGAGAACGCAACCGGGTAAAGCTGGTGAACAACGGGTTTGCTACTCTCCGCGAACACGTCCCCAACGGAGCGGCGAACAAGAAGATGAGCAAAGTGGAGACGCTGCGCTCGGCTGTGGAGTACATCCGCGCGCTCCAGCAGCTGTTGGACGAGCATGACGCGGTGAGCGCGGCGTTCCAGTCCGGCGTCCTGTCACCCACCATCTCCCAAAACTACTCTAATGACATGAACTCTATGGCCGGTTCGCCCGTGTCCTCTTACTCCTCAGATGAGGGCTCCTACGACCCTCTGAGTCCAGAAGAACAAGAGCTCCTGGACTTCACCAACTGGTTTTGA
- the pah gene encoding phenylalanine-4-hydroxylase, whose translation MDAGLRQMNGDLERKGSLTSSYLEEPLNKTGVVSCIFSLKQEVGALVKALRLFEDKGINLTHIESRPARDNKEEYEFFISVDQASSKALDEVVDSLRTQISGQVHELSRNKQKDTVPWFPNDIQDLDRFANQILSYGSELDADHPGFTDPVYRARRKEFADIAYNYRHGQIIPRVEYTAEEKATWGTVFRELKTLYATHACREHNRVFPLLEKYCGYREDNIPQLEDISRYLQSCTGFRLRPVAGLLSSRDFLAGLAFRVFHSTQYIRHSSKPMYTPEPDICHELLGHVPLFADPSFAQFSQEIGLASLGAPDEFIEKLATVYWFTVEFGLCKEGDKVKAYGAGLLSSFGELQYCLTDKPKLLPFEPEKTCLQQYPITEFQPVYFVAESFEDAKEKVSKFASTIPRPFSVRYNAYTQRIEMLDNTQQLKNLADNISGEISILCNALRKME comes from the exons ATGGACGCAGGTCTCAGACAGATGAACGGGGATCTGGAGAGGAAG GGCTCTCTGACCTCATCCTACCTGGAAGAACCGTTAAACAAAACAGGAGTGGTGTCCTGCATCTTCTCTCTGAAGCAGGAAGTTGGCGCTCTTGTAAAAGCTCTAAGACTATTTGAG GACAAAGGCATTAACCTGACCCACATTGAGTCCCGTCCAGCACGCGACAACAAAGAAGAATATGAGTTCTTCATCAGTGTGGATCAGGCCTCCTCTAAAGCTCTAGATGAAGTTGTTGATAGTCTGCGCACCCAGATCAGTGGCCAAGTTCATGAGCTGTCTCGcaacaaacaaaaagacacag TTCCATGGTTCCCCAATGACATCCAGGACTTGGATCGTTTTGCCAATCAGATTCTCAGTTACGGTTCCGAGCTGGATGCAGACCATCCT GGCTTTACAGACCCCGTGTACCGTGCCAGAAGGAAGGAATTTGCTGACATTGCCTACAACTACAGACA TGGACAGATTATTCCTCGTGTTGAATACACGGCTGAAGAGAAGGCCACATGGGGAACAGTTTTTCGAGAGCTGAAGACTCTGTACGCGACACATGCCTGTCGTGAACACAACCGTGTATTTCCACTGCTGGAGAAGTACTGCGGGTACCGTGAGGACAACATCCCGCAGCTAGAGGACATCTCACGCTACCTGCAGT CATGCACAGGTTTTCGTCTGCGTCCTGTGGCCGGTCTCCTCTCCTCACGTGACTTCTTAGCTGGTCTCGCCTTCCGAGTGTTTCACTCGACACAGTACATTCGCCACAGCTCCAAACCCATGTACACACCTGAACC GGACATCTGTCATGAGCTGCTGGGTCATGTCCCACTGTTTGCTGACCCAAGTTTTGCCCAGTTCTCACAG GAAATTGGACTCGCTTCTTTGGGCGCCCCTGATGAGTTCATAGAGAAGCTGGCCACA GTCTACTGGTTCACTGTGGAATTTGGTCTGTGCAAAGAAGGAGATAAAGTAAAGGCTTACGGTGCTGGTCTGCTCTCCTCTTTTGGTGAACTGCAG TACTGTTTGACGGACAAGCCCAAACTTCTGCCCTTCGAGCCAGAGAAGACCTGCCTGCAGCAGTATCCCATTACAGAGTTCCAGCCAGTTTACTTTGTGGCTGAAAGTTTCGAGGACGCCAAAGAAAAAGTCAG CAAATTTGCTTCCACCATTCCCAGACCTTTCTCTGTGCGCTATAATGCCTACACACAGAGAATCGAGATGCTGGACAACACACAGCAGCTGAAGAACCTGGCTGACAACATCAGCG GCGAGATCTCGATCCTGTGCAATGCCCTGCGAAAGATGGAGTGA
- the th2 gene encoding tyrosine hydroxylase 2, whose amino-acid sequence MKTDSIVQAIPLSGRKRSLIEDARRDRESGSSSPGPSRCGDSFVFEEEKSGKATLNILFALRNEKNAGFFKVGKVFETFEAKLLHLESRPSRKSKKSGGDDLEFFMRCEVHCSDTDIFINSLKRVADEVKIVQEEKIPWFPKKISDLDKCNHLITKYDPDLDQDHPGFSDPEYRKRRGIVSELAFNYKHGDPLPVVEYTPQEIATWREVYRTLSNLYPTHACRQFLEALGQLESECLYGEDKIPQLGEVSAFLKERTGFQLRPVAGLLSARDFLASLAFRVFQCTQYIRHPSAPMHSPEPDCCHELLGHIPMLADKEFAQFSQEIGLASLGASDEDIEKLSTLYWFTVEFGLCKQNGTVKAYGAGLLSSYGELLYALSNEPQYKPFSPAETAVQPYQDQSYQPVYFVSESFEDAKRKLRQYSSTIQKPFSIRYDPYTCSMEVLDEPSKIQNVLAQMRDDLKILHKALERLGQK is encoded by the exons ATGAAGACGGACAGTATAGTGCAGGCTATTCCGCTGAGCGGCAGAAAGCGGAGTCTGATCGAGGACGCGCGGCGCGACAGAGAGAGCGGCTCGTCATCTCCGGGGCCCTCGCGCTGCGGGGACAGCTTCGTGTTTGAGGAGGAGAAGAGCGGTAAAGCCACTCTCAACATCCTCTTTGCTCTCAGAAATGAGAAGAACGCAGGCTTCTTCAAGGTTGGCAAAGTCTTTGAG ACTTTTGAAGCCAAACTCCTCCATTTAGAGAGTCGACCAAGCAGGAAGTCGAAGAAAAGCGGTGGAGATGATCTGGAGTTCTTCATGAGGTGTGAAGTGCACTGCTCCGACACTGACATCTTCATCAACTCCTTAAAAAGAGTTGCAGATGAAGTGAAAATAGTGCAAGAAGAGAAGA TTCCTTGGTTTCCAAAGAAGATTTCTGACCTAGATAAATGCAATCATCTGATAACAAAATATGACCCCGATCTGGACCAGGATCACCCT GGATTCAGTGATCCAGAATACAGAAAACGAAGAGGAATAGTTTCTGAACTGGCTTTCAACTATAAGCA TGGAGACCCTTTGCCTGTAGTGGAATACACTCCACAAGAGATTGCCACTTG GAGGGAGGTCTACAGGACTCTGAGCAATCTGTACCCCACTCACGCCTGCAGACAGTTTCTAGAAGCCCTCGGTCAGCTGGAGAGTGAATGTTTGTATGGAGAGGACAAGATCCCTCAGCTAGGAGAAGTGTCTGCATTTCTTAAAG AGAGGACAGGTTTTCAGTTACGGCCAGTGGCAGGGCTGCTTTCTGCTCGGGACTTCCTAGCCAGTCTAGCGTTCCGGGTGTTCCAGTGTACCCAGTACATTCGTCACCCTTCAGCTCCCATGCATTCCCCTGAACC tgaCTGCTGTCACGAGTTACTTGGACACATTCCCATGCTTGCAGACAAAGAATTTGCTCAGTTTTCACAG GAGATTGGACTTGCCTCGCTTGGAGCATCAGATGAAGACATTGAGAAACTGTCCACA CTATACTGGTTTACAGTGGAGTTTGGTCTCTGTAAGCAAAATGGAACAGTGAAGGCCTATGGGGCTGGACTACTGTCCTCATATGGAGAACTTTtg tacGCTCTTTCTAATGAGCCCCAATACAAACCATTCAGTCCAGCTGAGACTGCGGTCCAACCGTACCAGGACCAGTCATATCAGCCCGTTTACTTTGTGTCCGAAAGCTTTGAGGATGCCAAACGCAAGCTAAG GCAGTATTCATCCACAATACAGAAGCCCTTCTCCATTAGATATGATCCCTACACTTGCAGCATGGAGGTTTTGGATGAGCCTTCTAAGATCCAGAATGTTTTAGCACAGATGAGGGATGACCTGAAGATCTTACATAAAGCCCTGGAGAGGCTGGGACAGAAGTAA